The genomic interval TACAACTGATTTTTCATATATGTGAACTATGAATGTTATGTGCATACTGTATATCAtattaccaaaaaaagaagaagaaaaaatagggATATATCAGTAGGAAAAGTAAAATAAGTGATTGATGAAGTCATGGTGAAGGGTATGAAGTAGGGACCTTCCCCAGTAGATGGCTTCTTTCCACACGATTGCTGAGAATATTGCAGTTATAATTAGAGCAAGAGGAGTGAACATTGCTGTGAAAACTGCACCTTTCTTCTCTATGGCCCAAACTTGCAGCCAGTAAGTAATCCCAGTTACAATAACCCCCTGCCAGGTCCCATTTTATGGCGAAAATTAGtcatttaaagaaaaatatgtacatatgtaTTTGGCTATTTACAACTGTGCTGTGATTGCATACACATACATACCAGTTCTGCTAGATGCTTGAAATGGCAAAAAGACAtttatttcacatttttctcttttgtggCCAGTATGCAATGCAATATGTTCATTTACATGTGATACAAATCAACACTTTATATATACGTAAGACAAAATCCAACCGTCAAGTGTGGAATTTACGAAAATTTAAAGAAATCTTTCGACTAGTATAATCAATGATGTGATCGATGCAGGAGAACATGTTAGATCTCTAACTGAGAATATCAGTAGAAGATACACCACTCTATTGTGGTAGAAGTCAAAAAGTGTGTCATCATCCTATCCCTTTGGAGAGAATAGGCACCGTATATGTATAAACACCTAATACATGTTTCTAAATTACATAGATAGCTTTATAATTACCAGTCCTTGTAAAATGTCATTTATATTAGCAGGGCCTGAAGACCTTATTGTCAGTGAGGCCTATTTGCTTCTTGAAAAATAGAAATGTCTTACACAGTAGACAACAGCTAGAAGATGAATGTCCCATCCAATCTTCCAAGCTGGAGGCTTTCTCTCCACTGCAATTGTCCAGATAGCAGACTGCATGCAGCTAAAGAAGCACTGCAGAGCAGTAAGCCTCAGCTTTGCTGGATATTCCTTCACAATTGGACCctatatataaacaaacagGATTAAGTGAAACTGTATATATCATTAATCATATTACAGTAAATAAAAGATCGGTataatttgataaaaattatatataacctGCAAAATTAGCCAAAAAGACCAAGCAGTGTTCGCTGAGAGCATAATGAGGGAACCTTTAATCCACTCCATTTTGCTGGAACTATTAGTATGAATCTGGTGGTCTAAATTTTCTGGAAACCAGTTCATGAACTTTAATGGAGGCCCCTTGATTAAAGCATACACTAAAGCCCCTGAAAGGCTGCTAACAGAACCCAACACCTTGGCCACACCATGCACTTGCTTTATAGAAATGCTTTCCATCCTTAAAAACCAAAAAGAGAACCCAACTCAGGTATCATATTCACTGCTTgtacaaaaagaagaagaatcaaaTGGTCCTTAAATTAATAAGTACCTCAGTAAAACTGCCATAACAAAAGTAATTGCAGGAATTGCAGTGGTGGTTGCTGCAGCAAAAGTTGCGGAGGTGTAGTTGATTGCAACATAGTACAGATTTAGACTCAAGGTTATCCTGCAAATTTGTCATAGTAAATCATATATGGTTAGAactgaaattatatatttggtgTGAGAAGCACAGATTTATATGAATCATTACCCGAATAATGATATAAAGAATATCTTGATGAGCAAGGTATAGGAAAGAGGAACTTCTTTTGAACTGCAGATTGAgtggaaatttaaattaaattttattaattcaaACAGTTGGATAAAAGTTCTTCACATGAACCTATGCAAAATATTGATGATCAACCTTTCAAAGAAGAAAGCTAATGGAGCCAAGGCCAGGAAGGCGAAAGCTTGGCGATAGACCACAAAGACAAAAGGGTTCATTCCTTTAGAAATTGCTGCCTTAGAGAACAAGGCCATACCTGCATACACACAATGTATGAAGAGCATTGCTATATAGACCTTACGCTTCTCTGCTGCCATAGCTATTGCATAGCTTAAAGTCTTCATGATGTGGTATATAGTCCTGAAAGATTTAGTCTTTCATCTGTGGACTCTAAGTTGAGAAATTGGGtgttctatatatagaggacaGTTTTCTCAGAAACTTCACATCCCGCATATACATGTGGGAAAACCATGAAATCAGGTGTTCATATTTGGAAAAATCTATAATAGAGTGCCCTATAGTATGGaccgtgaacagtgtttaatAGTAATCGTAAAAAGGTAAAGATTTGGatagtaaatttttatattattctACTTATACGAACttagttttattttcctaGGAACTAACCTTCAACATGCcaataattttcatttaatcAACCTCGTCTAAACGGTTACTTTCCTTTTGGCGGAATCACTGGTGtccaagaaaataataaaactaAGTTCTAATAAAACAGAATTCTTAGAATTTTTGGCACTAGAtagaatttatttattcaacataaatataaatacaagACTCAGAGCCTCCTCTTAGGTAGACAACTAAAGCTAAACAACTACTCATAATTAAAATACAAACTTACTTAAAGAAAAATGCACTTCACACCAGATTTTATAGCAGAGGGATACTTTCCTCAGTAATAAGCACACTCACATTCAAGCTATACTATACATTTACTATATTATAACTCTTTTCTTTTCGAAAGGTAGTGAGAACTTCAATGCCAAGTTCTTATGATTTCTCTCCTCCCGTGCCTTCCTTGAGAAGGTTGAGCATCATATATAGACTCCGGACTTCAACTAAGATTTCAAACTGAAATAAAAACAGTGGCAACAAAAGTAAATGGCAGACAAGTGGATTCCTCTTTAGCTTGAATAATTTGAACTTTACTTTAGGAAAAGTAAAATTAGATGTTTTGTAGCGTCGGTAGTTAGAAATGTTtttatcaaaaaagaaaagaatttggCATGATGCATCGGCAACCACTCAGCCCTCTATCTGGTTGATAATGTTAAGCGGTGCTTCGTCATCAAAATCGTGGGAGTCATCTGAGGCATAGGAATTTTCTATCTCGGATCCAAGATCTGAATTATAGATATGGATcttatgtttttcttctttttctatcttttCTAGCCATTTGATGGTGGCCAAAGTGCAATTAacctcttttctttcttgtgaTGTAAAGAAGTCGATATTCTTTGGCGGAGGATGGTTGTAATAGGTGACCATTATCTTTTCTCCGCTTGCTAGAAGGATTGAGCTTATATATCTTAGAACTATCTTCCTCAAGCTGGCAATGGTCATGGCCTTCATCCATGAAATACTTTGATTAGGCTTGCCATTGTTCTTTGTGACATAAGACCTCCTTGCTGAACTCTGAATCAATCTGGCATGATGATAAGGAGATATGTAATTTATCTCTCTGTTGAATAATGTCCATTCTGGTGGTGTGAACACGAATTTTATTCTCAGAATGCAACCGTCTAATCTGATATGCTTAACTGCTCCAAAAATTATTTTGGGGAATCCCTTCAGATCTTCATTTGATTTTGTCAAGAGATTGTGAACAAAACCATTTTCCAAAAGCAACAGTTTGTGATTCTGGGGATGTTTTGCTTAAACATCAACTAAATACCTCCCATAATATGGGTCAGGGACTATTGATAGAGTTTCTTGAAGAGAAGATATTTTCCTAGAATATTATGAAAGTTATACCATTTGTCCTCTCTTAATGCTAAGATAGGAAGCTTGGCActctcatgattttcaagaAATATTACCTTTGGAGCTTGACATTCTGCAGTAGCAACCTGCTTATCTTTAGTATGAGATCCATACAATTCTTCTGTTAATACTTCAAGGGCTTGAAGCATATGACATTCATTATCATCACAAAAAACATATAGAATAATatcaataataatttttaatttaaaaaataataccCTTTCAGTTCTAAATACTGGTCTGTCGAAAACCTTCAGATGCTGGTGAAAAATCATCTTTTGTTCTGGTGACTTCAGGAAGCTTGTTGCCCTAAAAGGGAAGCTTCTTCTTTTGATGTGGATTTATCATCCAAGTGCTTGTCCCAGTCCTTCGTTGGTCTTGACTTCTGTTTTCCAGTTGGTCTGCTTGATTCAGCAGTGCTGAATGAGACTATATACTAGTAACCATGTCCATTATGTAGCGGTCCGACAGTTTTATCTCCACTCTTATATCTTTCCCATATagtcttttcttttggttcaGACTATTCTTCTGGATCCGGTCTCTTGCTTATGGGGTTACATCATTCTCTTTGGAACATTGCCATCTCTCTTGTAAGGGCGTCTGACAAGTAGTTTTTGTCTCCTGCAATTATTTCAACATCATAATCATATTGAGATAAAAACATCTGCCACCTAAGAACTCTTCATCTATTAGCTGCATCAGTTAGTTTATAGTTCTTGAAATTTTTTACTCTCTTATTATTTGTTCGGACCAGAAATTTATTTCCTAAGAATGCTTCTACACCCTTAATGGATTTGATCAGAGCGAGAATTTCTTTGTCTCCGGTGGAATAGTTTAATCCAGCTGGATTAAACTTTTCTGACATGAATTTACAAATCTTTTCATGAGTATCTGGGGCAACAGCTAAGACTACTTCTGCCCAATAGTAATCATTTGCGTCAGTTTGCAAAATGATCTTATCACTTTCCTCTGGTAATTGTAGGGGTGGAAGATTCTTCGTTAGCTCTTTAATTTTCTTGACAGTGTTGCTATCATCTGTCATGAAATACCACTTCTTTTCAGAACTTGTtttgggagagagaagagttgTGAGACTACTGACTTGAGGAATAAAATCACTGACAAAATTAACAACTCCCAAAAATCTTTGTAAAGACTTTGCATCTGGGATGTTATTTGGAAATTGACTAATTTTTTTGacaacatggtattggagacGAATCTCTCTATCTTTAACATTTAGGCCAAGGAAATCTATTTCACCTTTGATAAgatgaattttcttttgtccTAAGATGATTCCTTTCTAGACAATAAGCTTGGAAATCTGCTCAATGTGCTTTAGATGTTCATTCATTATCCTAGACAAAACCATAATGTAAAAAATCTGCATAAGGCTTGAATATATCAtccatctttctttgaaaaatgGACGGGGCTTGTTTTAATCTAAATGACATGATTAGCCATTCATAATGTCCTTGATGAGTTCCAAAAGCGGTTAATGCTATGGAATCAAGATGCATTTTGACTTGCCAGAATCCTGAATTTGCATTAAACTTGGAGAAGATTCTTGCTCCCTTGAGTCTGTTGATGAGAAATCTCACTTGTGCTCTCTGATAACCATCATTGATGGTCTTCTTGTTCACATCTCTATAATCTATCACCATTCTAGTTTTTCCTCTTACTTGTTCTGCATAATTTCTTACGAGAAAGGCTAGGGCATGATGGGGACTATTAGATGGCCTACctaattaatttcttttcaagAAGTTCCTGAATCTGGCTTTCCATTTATTTTCTATCTTGCTCTCTGTAATGTGGAATAACTTTCAAATGGCAAATAGCATTTGCATCATGCATCTTTAACTCACAATATACTGGATCTTTTTCCCAATACAATTAAGGGTCTTCACTGATGACGGGTTTCAGTAAATTCTCAATCTCCGTAAGGGTAGGAACCTTCTTTTGTTCGACCTTGTTGGCATATACCATAAGGTTGTGTTCCAAGATGAAATCTTCCTCTCCATCACAGCTTGAACTCTCATTATCAAACTTTGAGGATTTTCCTCTGATTCTGAATCTTCCAAGACTTCTGAACTCATTTCAACGGTTATTATTTCCTAATTCTCTTTTAGCTAATCTTTTAACAACAAAACCGGTTGAAATTCCGGCTCATAAGTTGGCTTGTGATCACCACTCTTCACTTTGGATCTATGTTATTGCC from Argentina anserina chromosome 2, drPotAnse1.1, whole genome shotgun sequence carries:
- the LOC126784785 gene encoding WAT1-related protein At1g43650; translation: MKTLSYAIAMAAEKRKVYIAMLFIHCVYAGMALFSKAAISKGMNPFVFVVYRQAFAFLALAPLAFFFESSKEVPLSYTLLIKIFFISLFGITLSLNLYYVAINYTSATFAAATTTAIPAITFVMAVLLRMESISIKQVHGVAKVLGSVSSLSGALVYALIKGPPLKFMNWFPENLDHQIHTNSSSKMEWIKGSLIMLSANTAWSFWLILQGPIVKEYPAKLRLTALQCFFSCMQSAIWTIAVERKPPAWKIGWDIHLLAVVYCGVIVTGITYWLQVWAIEKKGAVFTAMFTPLALIITAIFSAIVWKEAIYWGSIGGGLLLVAGLYSVLWAKKKENQEIEENNQKQEHREEILIV